In Pedobacter sp. W3I1, one DNA window encodes the following:
- a CDS encoding glycan-binding surface protein, with the protein MKNLLNRANSRLLLILIAIIFFALQGCKKDSSLSSSSGPPVITGVRNYVPSPGDSLLTRVGTGKWVVITGSNLKGALQIYFNGVKGSFNDAWFSDTSAIVLMPAVIAFPLVEPSQLNTIRFVTTKGETTFSFPIVAPAPTISGISNESANPGDTVVIKGFNFFFIQRVSYAGVDVKGFTAASDGTGIKMAVPASVSTPGPVIVTTKSGTATTFYNVHDFATGVLNNYDSINTFAWGSDVSNNAVNFPGNNGNYGILKATNVPAGNGSWWEGGRSINTNEVQWVPAANLQDTLNNYSLKFEIAVKKPWTDGSIQIVKDFTFTYSAFYRPWKNANGSNAPFKTNGWQTVIVPLSNFLKNGLPAQTLTELLGSTGKGAINVTFTNDGATVVTDFEAAIDNIRIVKTR; encoded by the coding sequence ATGAAAAATCTGTTAAACAGGGCTAATAGCCGTTTGTTACTTATTTTAATTGCAATAATATTTTTTGCACTTCAAGGTTGTAAAAAGGATTCATCCTTATCATCATCATCTGGCCCGCCGGTTATTACTGGTGTACGTAACTATGTACCCAGTCCGGGCGATTCCCTGTTAACCAGGGTAGGAACCGGAAAATGGGTTGTAATTACAGGGAGTAACCTAAAAGGAGCACTCCAGATTTATTTTAACGGGGTTAAAGGTTCTTTTAACGATGCCTGGTTTTCTGATACAAGCGCTATCGTATTAATGCCTGCAGTAATTGCTTTCCCTTTGGTGGAGCCTTCGCAGCTTAATACGATACGGTTTGTAACCACAAAGGGCGAAACTACCTTTTCATTTCCAATTGTGGCTCCTGCTCCTACAATCTCTGGAATATCAAACGAAAGTGCGAATCCTGGCGATACAGTTGTAATAAAAGGATTTAATTTCTTTTTTATTCAGCGGGTAAGCTATGCAGGGGTAGATGTAAAGGGCTTTACGGCGGCAAGTGACGGTACCGGTATAAAAATGGCAGTTCCTGCAAGTGTTTCAACACCTGGGCCTGTTATTGTAACCACAAAGTCGGGTACAGCCACCACCTTTTACAACGTTCATGATTTTGCAACAGGTGTATTAAATAACTATGACAGTATAAATACCTTCGCCTGGGGTTCTGATGTTTCAAACAACGCTGTTAATTTTCCGGGGAATAATGGTAATTATGGAATATTAAAGGCTACAAATGTCCCTGCTGGTAACGGAAGCTGGTGGGAAGGTGGACGTTCAATTAATACTAACGAAGTTCAGTGGGTTCCTGCAGCCAATCTGCAAGATACCCTGAACAATTATTCCTTAAAATTTGAAATAGCTGTTAAGAAACCATGGACCGATGGCTCTATTCAGATTGTTAAGGACTTTACCTTTACCTATTCCGCTTTTTATCGTCCGTGGAAAAATGCAAACGGATCAAACGCTCCATTTAAAACAAATGGCTGGCAAACCGTTATTGTTCCACTATCGAACTTTTTAAAGAACGGACTGCCCGCTCAAACCTTGACCGAGTTACTCGGTTCAACAGGAAAAGGAGCGATCAACGTCACTTTTACCAATGATGGTGCAACCGTGGTCACTGACTTTGAAGCCGCTATAGATAATATCAGGATAGTAAAAACAAGATAA
- a CDS encoding cellulase family glycosylhydrolase, protein MSRFANIKIKGCLYILVLLAFSLLTAYCKKKEEVQPQLNISTSDVAFLPDGGISNITVTSNGKWNTKNPADLWLQVSQTAGSEGNTELKLTAMPNLTGVSRSAVMVVNSDNGQARRVTISQTSTLYPSYNTSPKAPDQTGMGSTAVQLAAKMNLGLNIGNTMEAQGGETGWGNPRITESYVKFVKQTGFNAIRIPCAWNWQHLSDEQKATIDPVWLNRVKEVVKYCVDNDMYVLLNIHWDGGWLDKNINSTQKDAVNAKQKALWEQIATTMRDFDEHLMFASANEPPAENAEQMAILNSYHQTFVNAVRATGGKNSYRVLVVQGPGTDFEKTNNLMNVLPTDQIPNRMMVEVHNYTPSQFTILMDGDASWGKMFYYWGTGHHSATDPSRNATWGEESEISRLYALMKAKFVDKGIPVILGEYAAFRRTNPNYLPADMAKHNESINYWTTYSTQQAIKSGLKPFFWEQGTVLDRRNNKVLDQGIVNAIISGAK, encoded by the coding sequence ATGAGCCGCTTCGCAAACATAAAAATAAAAGGATGCCTGTATATCTTAGTATTGCTCGCCTTTAGCCTGCTTACCGCATATTGTAAAAAGAAAGAAGAAGTTCAACCACAACTCAACATTTCTACATCGGATGTTGCTTTTCTGCCTGATGGAGGCATTTCAAATATAACGGTTACCAGCAATGGAAAATGGAACACTAAAAATCCTGCCGATCTTTGGTTGCAGGTTAGCCAGACTGCAGGAAGTGAAGGAAATACCGAATTAAAGTTAACCGCAATGCCTAACCTTACAGGTGTTTCCCGTTCTGCGGTAATGGTCGTTAACTCAGATAACGGACAGGCCCGAAGGGTTACGATATCGCAAACGAGCACGCTTTATCCTTCCTACAATACATCGCCTAAAGCACCAGACCAAACGGGTATGGGCAGCACGGCTGTACAACTGGCTGCCAAAATGAATTTGGGCCTTAATATTGGGAATACAATGGAGGCTCAGGGCGGCGAAACGGGCTGGGGGAATCCCCGGATTACCGAATCGTATGTGAAATTTGTAAAACAGACAGGTTTTAATGCAATACGTATTCCCTGCGCCTGGAACTGGCAACATTTGAGCGACGAGCAAAAGGCTACAATTGATCCTGTATGGCTTAACCGTGTTAAAGAAGTAGTTAAATATTGCGTTGACAACGATATGTATGTGCTGTTGAATATCCACTGGGATGGCGGTTGGCTTGATAAAAATATCAATTCAACACAGAAAGACGCTGTTAATGCCAAACAAAAGGCTTTATGGGAACAGATTGCAACAACCATGAGAGATTTTGATGAACATTTGATGTTTGCCAGTGCTAACGAACCCCCGGCCGAAAATGCAGAACAAATGGCAATACTAAACAGCTATCACCAAACATTTGTCAACGCCGTTCGTGCCACTGGAGGAAAGAACAGTTACAGGGTACTGGTTGTTCAGGGACCTGGAACCGATTTCGAAAAAACCAATAACCTGATGAATGTACTTCCAACTGACCAGATTCCTAACCGTATGATGGTTGAGGTGCATAACTATACGCCCTCTCAATTTACAATATTAATGGATGGTGATGCCAGTTGGGGTAAAATGTTCTACTATTGGGGAACAGGCCATCATTCGGCTACCGATCCAAGCCGCAATGCAACGTGGGGCGAAGAAAGTGAAATATCAAGATTATACGCATTGATGAAAGCGAAGTTTGTGGATAAAGGGATTCCGGTAATACTTGGCGAATATGCAGCCTTCAGGAGAACAAATCCAAATTATTTGCCTGCAGATATGGCAAAACACAATGAGTCTATAAACTACTGGACAACTTACTCAACCCAACAGGCCATTAAATCTGGCCTTAAGCCCTTCTTTTGGGAACAAGGCACTGTTTTAGACCGCAGGAACAATAAAGTTCTGGATCAGGGAATAGTAAACGCCATTATCTCGGGAGCGAAGTAA
- a CDS encoding RagB/SusD family nutrient uptake outer membrane protein: MKHIKLYILTLFAAVIIVSGCKKDFLDRAPLSQITTDNFYKSSSDLRLATAALYAQPWNDWNSFPLLGIGDILSGNMLQPYNADLAQLTSFAVTSNNGQIGTSWRCFYKIVAHCNTNIKAINTKLPDSVSLKSKNGALGELKFLRATAYFHLAQLWGAVPIIEDNDKLIKNPLLPRHLLSDVYKFIISDLRFAAGALPIRDQAGRVTTWSAQGMLAKVYLTKAGISGSRRQSDLDSAAFFAKNVINTSGLTLLPSYYNLFKTQFNDNQESLFAFQWAPGVGYGNGNAMQTQFAPSGSVVPPGGGWGGAIGPTFDLDTLYTPQDSIRRKATFMLTGDHYPELNAAGGGYTATSCSVKKHIVGTAIDNNAPTMDIWSSTEHNTVLRLADVYLVYVEALLGTNNSTSDAEALRVFNMVRKRAGVDPVTSITTETLRKERRIELAFEGQYWFDLVRLSYYNPQGAITLLSNQISKNTRVQFAYDPATGKKTKNTSGIVITPPTIATFTLPLPATEITADPKLLDPPVAYY; the protein is encoded by the coding sequence ATGAAACATATTAAACTATACATACTCACTTTATTCGCCGCTGTTATAATAGTAAGCGGTTGTAAAAAAGATTTTCTGGATAGAGCCCCCTTGTCGCAAATAACAACAGATAATTTTTATAAGAGCTCCTCAGACTTAAGGCTTGCCACAGCTGCCCTTTATGCACAGCCATGGAACGATTGGAACAGTTTTCCTTTGCTTGGGATCGGCGACATTCTGAGCGGCAATATGCTGCAGCCTTATAATGCCGATCTTGCCCAGTTGACCTCGTTTGCAGTAACCAGCAATAATGGACAGATTGGTACCTCCTGGCGCTGTTTTTATAAAATAGTAGCACACTGTAACACCAATATTAAGGCCATCAATACCAAATTACCCGACAGCGTATCCCTAAAAAGTAAAAATGGTGCTTTGGGCGAGCTGAAATTTTTGCGAGCTACAGCATATTTTCATTTGGCACAGTTGTGGGGGGCAGTGCCCATTATTGAGGATAATGATAAATTAATTAAAAATCCCCTTTTACCACGTCACCTGCTTAGCGATGTATATAAATTTATCATCAGCGATTTAAGGTTTGCCGCAGGCGCATTGCCTATCCGCGATCAGGCCGGAAGGGTAACTACCTGGTCTGCCCAGGGCATGCTGGCTAAAGTATATTTAACAAAAGCTGGTATCAGCGGAAGCAGGCGTCAGTCAGATTTGGACAGTGCTGCATTTTTCGCTAAAAATGTGATCAATACAAGCGGTTTAACGCTTCTTCCGAGTTATTATAATCTTTTCAAAACGCAGTTTAATGATAATCAGGAATCGCTTTTTGCTTTTCAGTGGGCACCTGGTGTAGGTTATGGAAATGGTAATGCAATGCAGACGCAGTTTGCACCCAGCGGGAGTGTAGTTCCTCCTGGTGGAGGATGGGGCGGAGCCATTGGACCAACTTTCGATCTTGACACTTTATATACGCCTCAGGATTCTATACGCCGTAAAGCAACTTTTATGCTTACCGGCGATCACTACCCAGAACTGAATGCTGCAGGTGGTGGTTATACCGCAACCTCGTGCAGTGTTAAAAAACATATTGTTGGTACCGCTATAGACAATAATGCACCAACGATGGATATTTGGTCTTCTACCGAACATAATACGGTTTTACGCCTGGCCGATGTTTACCTGGTATATGTGGAAGCTTTACTGGGTACCAATAATTCAACTTCGGATGCAGAAGCATTAAGGGTTTTTAATATGGTAAGGAAAAGGGCTGGTGTTGATCCGGTAACATCAATCACAACGGAGACACTTAGAAAAGAAAGAAGGATTGAACTGGCATTTGAGGGGCAGTATTGGTTTGATCTGGTCCGTCTTTCCTATTATAATCCACAGGGAGCAATTACATTGTTAAGCAACCAGATCTCAAAGAACACAAGGGTTCAGTTTGCGTATGATCCGGCTACGGGAAAGAAAACGAAAAATACCAGTGGGATAGTAATCACCCCACCAACCATTGCAACCTTTACCCTTCCTTTACCAGCAACCGAGATAACAGCCGACCCCAAATTATTAGATCCACCAGTCGCGTATTATTAA
- a CDS encoding TonB-dependent receptor has product MNQTISIGKLPAFLLLVIFLSLLHLKGYAQERQITGKIVGNDNPAPLIGATVQVKTKKTAVSTNQQGQYSIRANTGDVLVFKMIGFQPQEIMIGDGSIINVILRIETTKLDEVVVIGYGDKARRDLTGSVSSISGAELLKTQPTTVDQALQGKVPGVVVQQISGQPGGGVSVQIRGLSGFSNNPPLYVVDGLQILPSTGDKGTNPLSSINPSEIASIDILKDASATAIYGAQATNGVVIITTKRGVSGPPVVSYDGYAGAQALPKYYEVMNLREYATFMNEKAAIIGYDLRPQFANPAYLGVGTDWQKALFRTALMQNHNVALIGGDARTKYYLSGTYFSQDGIALGSDFRRISSRLNLDNKTTDWLKMGVSLQLANVKENVTTSQSGVIRQALNQTPDVNVVNPDGTWGGNDPNIYGATGTNPFALAKIVKDLKNRYELFGNAYAEIQFAKGLTLRNEISGNFSTGTEDQFDPIYTMGAYSKTSNSATYSSGKNTFYSLTNYLTYSHSFAKRYNLNAMVGHESKLWDYENVSASRNNFPSNNVQAISGGDATTATNSGDKGQTAGESYFGRIDFKYDDKYNLTLNVRNDGSSKFAPENRWVTTYSGAFAWRLKQENILKDVKAIDDLKLRIGYGLQNNQNIRDYAYGSTLRTVATSLSGNSQLIATSGNPDVKWETTKGYNTGLDVSILNRRVDFSVDAYYKKTDNLLLSLTLPLYSGMIDATGYAPGSIQSPYINIGSVSNKGIEFSITTHNIKSNNFNWRTNLTFSHNENKIETLNTDAAALYGYAGSTAITKSVVGRSIGEYYGYETLGTYKNAEDFKKYPALPQKGGLPIPITNGSGGVWVGDVIFKDQNNDGVIDESDQVFLGSPIPKFQFGINNSFNYKNFDLNIFMSGNYGNKLYNQVRVDAENPNQNFGYFRNVGDYARIGLINPAGSAADINNVYITNPETSITRISQASGNGNERFSSKYIEDGSFIRCKSITLGYNFKEDLLSKIHLKTLRLYAQVTNVFTITKYKGYDPEIGSWNPLAAGVDNGYYAQPRVFTIGANISILNK; this is encoded by the coding sequence ATGAACCAAACAATTTCTATTGGGAAATTACCGGCTTTTTTGCTGTTGGTAATTTTCTTATCGCTCCTGCACTTAAAAGGTTATGCCCAGGAGAGGCAAATTACAGGAAAGATCGTAGGGAACGACAATCCTGCACCGTTAATCGGTGCCACGGTACAGGTAAAAACAAAAAAGACAGCAGTATCAACAAATCAGCAAGGACAGTATTCAATAAGGGCAAATACTGGAGATGTGCTTGTTTTCAAAATGATCGGTTTTCAGCCACAGGAAATCATGATTGGTGATGGTAGTATCATCAATGTTATTTTAAGGATCGAAACTACAAAACTGGATGAAGTTGTTGTGATTGGCTACGGTGATAAGGCCAGGCGCGATCTTACCGGTTCAGTATCTTCGATTTCAGGAGCAGAACTCCTTAAAACACAGCCCACAACTGTTGATCAGGCATTGCAGGGAAAAGTTCCAGGCGTTGTGGTACAGCAGATTTCGGGCCAGCCTGGTGGTGGTGTTTCGGTACAAATCCGCGGACTTTCAGGCTTTAGCAATAACCCACCTTTATATGTTGTAGATGGCCTTCAGATCTTGCCTTCAACTGGCGACAAGGGTACAAATCCCTTATCAAGTATTAACCCCTCCGAAATTGCATCAATAGATATTTTAAAAGATGCTTCAGCTACTGCTATTTATGGGGCGCAGGCAACCAATGGTGTGGTGATCATTACTACCAAACGCGGCGTTTCAGGTCCTCCGGTGGTAAGTTATGATGGATATGCCGGTGCTCAGGCGCTGCCTAAATACTATGAGGTGATGAACCTGAGAGAATATGCAACCTTTATGAATGAAAAAGCCGCAATCATCGGTTATGATCTGAGGCCACAATTTGCAAATCCGGCATACCTTGGCGTAGGAACAGATTGGCAAAAAGCCTTATTCAGGACTGCGCTGATGCAGAACCATAATGTTGCCCTTATCGGAGGTGATGCCAGAACGAAATATTATCTCTCAGGAACTTATTTTTCTCAGGACGGAATTGCGCTGGGATCTGATTTCAGAAGGATTTCGAGCCGGTTGAACCTGGATAACAAAACAACAGATTGGTTAAAAATGGGAGTGAGCCTGCAGCTGGCCAACGTAAAAGAAAACGTTACTACATCTCAGTCAGGTGTAATCAGACAGGCGTTAAATCAAACACCTGACGTAAATGTGGTAAATCCTGATGGCACCTGGGGTGGTAATGATCCTAATATTTATGGCGCTACAGGTACCAATCCATTTGCTTTGGCCAAGATCGTAAAAGACCTTAAAAACCGTTATGAATTATTCGGAAACGCTTATGCTGAAATTCAGTTTGCCAAGGGGCTTACCCTGCGCAACGAAATCTCCGGAAATTTCTCAACAGGTACAGAAGATCAGTTTGATCCTATTTACACCATGGGCGCTTATTCTAAAACTTCCAATTCTGCGACTTACTCAAGCGGAAAAAATACCTTTTATTCGCTTACCAATTACTTAACCTACTCACATTCATTTGCCAAAAGGTATAATCTGAATGCAATGGTTGGACACGAGTCTAAATTATGGGATTATGAGAATGTATCAGCAAGCAGAAATAACTTCCCCAGCAACAATGTACAGGCTATAAGTGGTGGCGATGCTACCACAGCAACTAATTCTGGTGACAAAGGACAAACTGCCGGAGAATCATATTTCGGTCGTATTGATTTTAAATATGATGATAAGTATAACCTGACCCTTAATGTAAGGAACGATGGTTCTTCGAAATTTGCACCTGAAAACAGATGGGTAACCACTTATTCCGGAGCATTTGCCTGGAGGTTGAAACAGGAAAATATTCTCAAAGATGTAAAAGCGATTGATGATCTGAAACTTAGAATCGGATATGGTTTGCAGAATAACCAAAATATAAGAGATTATGCTTATGGCTCAACTTTAAGAACTGTAGCTACATCATTATCCGGTAATTCACAACTAATCGCTACCAGTGGCAATCCTGATGTAAAATGGGAAACCACAAAAGGATATAATACGGGTCTGGATGTAAGTATTCTAAATAGAAGGGTTGACTTTTCTGTTGATGCCTATTATAAAAAAACAGATAATTTATTATTAAGCCTTACTCTACCATTGTATTCGGGTATGATTGATGCTACGGGCTATGCACCAGGATCAATTCAGTCGCCTTATATCAACATTGGTTCGGTAAGCAATAAAGGAATAGAATTTTCCATTACAACACACAACATAAAATCTAATAACTTCAACTGGAGAACTAACCTGACATTTTCTCATAACGAAAATAAAATCGAGACCTTGAACACTGATGCTGCCGCACTTTATGGCTATGCAGGGAGTACAGCGATTACCAAATCTGTAGTAGGAAGATCAATAGGTGAATATTACGGATACGAAACATTGGGTACCTATAAAAATGCAGAAGATTTTAAAAAATATCCAGCCTTACCACAAAAAGGAGGTCTTCCAATCCCAATCACCAATGGTTCGGGAGGAGTATGGGTTGGTGATGTTATTTTTAAAGACCAGAATAACGATGGCGTGATCGATGAAAGCGACCAGGTGTTCTTAGGTTCACCAATTCCGAAATTCCAGTTTGGGATAAACAACAGCTTTAATTATAAAAACTTTGACCTGAATATTTTCATGTCTGGAAATTACGGCAATAAACTTTATAACCAGGTGAGGGTAGATGCAGAAAACCCGAATCAGAATTTTGGATACTTTAGAAATGTGGGAGATTATGCCCGCATCGGGTTAATTAATCCTGCCGGTTCTGCTGCTGATATCAACAACGTATATATTACCAATCCCGAAACCAGTATCACCAGAATCAGTCAGGCCAGTGGTAACGGCAACGAACGTTTTTCGAGTAAATATATCGAAGATGGCTCATTTATAAGGTGTAAAAGCATTACGCTGGGATATAATTTTAAAGAGGATCTCTTATCCAAAATCCACCTGAAAACCTTGCGTTTGTATGCACAGGTAACCAACGTATTTACAATTACAAAGTATAAGGGTTACGATCCTGAAATAGGTTCATGGAATCCCTTAGCAGCAGGTGTAGATAATGGATATTATGCGCAGCCACGGGTGTTTACTATTGGTGCCAACATCTCTATTTTAAACAAATAA